A single Nocardioides bizhenqiangii DNA region contains:
- a CDS encoding DNA topoisomerase IB translates to MLLRRTSPDQAGWTRRRAGKGFVYLDERGERLGEEDAARCRALVIPPAWRDVWICPYPRGHLQAVGTDEAGRRQYIYHPAWVEQRSAEKYDRVMRFGRRLPRVRQRVLTDLALGDVCEEVGCALAVRLLDLGYFRIGNDVYAMENGSFGLTTLERRHVRRQRDVLVFQFTGKSGVEHRTEVDDPVVVELLDRMRRRRSSSDPSLLCFRVGRRWRSLTPELVNEYLREVSGLDASAKDFRTWHATVIAAAALAEAPGPEASKTARKRAVAATMREVAEYLGNTPTLARSAYVDPRVIDAYDEGRTIRSAVRRTYEDPDQRQAGLERALLRLIG, encoded by the coding sequence GTGCTGCTGCGCCGGACATCTCCCGACCAGGCGGGCTGGACCCGCCGTCGGGCCGGGAAAGGCTTCGTCTACCTCGACGAGCGCGGTGAGCGGCTCGGGGAGGAGGACGCCGCGCGCTGTCGCGCGCTGGTGATCCCGCCCGCATGGCGGGACGTGTGGATCTGTCCCTATCCGCGGGGCCACCTCCAGGCGGTCGGGACCGACGAGGCGGGCCGGCGGCAGTACATCTACCACCCGGCGTGGGTCGAGCAGCGTTCGGCCGAGAAGTACGACCGGGTGATGCGGTTCGGTCGCCGGCTGCCCCGTGTGCGGCAGCGGGTGCTCACCGACCTGGCCCTCGGCGACGTGTGCGAGGAGGTCGGCTGCGCGCTCGCCGTACGGCTGCTCGACCTCGGCTACTTCCGGATCGGCAACGACGTCTACGCCATGGAGAACGGCTCGTTCGGGCTGACCACCTTGGAGCGCAGGCACGTGCGACGGCAGCGCGACGTGCTCGTCTTCCAGTTCACCGGCAAGTCCGGCGTCGAGCACCGGACCGAGGTCGACGACCCGGTCGTCGTCGAGCTGCTGGACCGGATGCGGCGCCGTCGCTCGAGCTCGGACCCGAGCCTGCTCTGCTTCCGCGTCGGTCGGCGCTGGCGCTCGCTCACCCCCGAGCTCGTCAACGAGTACCTCCGCGAGGTCAGCGGGCTCGACGCATCGGCCAAGGACTTCCGCACCTGGCACGCGACCGTGATCGCTGCGGCCGCGCTCGCCGAGGCGCCGGGCCCGGAGGCGAGCAAGACCGCGCGCAAGCGGGCCGTGGCCGCGACCATGCGGGAGGTCGCGGAGTACCTCGGCAACACCCCGACCCTGGCCCGGTCGGCATACGTCGATCCGCGGGTGATCGACGCCTACGACGAGGGCCGCACCATCCGGAGCGCCGTCCGGCGGACGTACGAAGACCCCGACCAGCGCCAGGCCGGATTGGAGCGCGCCCTCCTGCGTCTGATCGGGTGA
- a CDS encoding O-acetyl-ADP-ribose deacetylase — MEIDVVEGDITQQDVDAVVNAANIRMRGGAGVDGAIHAAGGPAVLEDCVRRFPDGLATGDAGWTTAGLMAARWVIHVVGPNYNAGQRDRSLLTSCYRRALEVADELGATTIAFPLISAGVYGWPRDDAIDAALETLRTTPTNVETARMVAFGRSAYDRIRSRMED, encoded by the coding sequence ATGGAGATCGATGTCGTCGAGGGAGACATCACCCAGCAGGACGTCGACGCGGTCGTCAACGCCGCCAACATCCGGATGCGCGGGGGCGCCGGTGTCGACGGCGCGATCCACGCGGCCGGCGGGCCGGCGGTCCTCGAGGACTGCGTACGTCGCTTCCCCGACGGCCTCGCCACCGGTGACGCGGGCTGGACCACCGCCGGGCTGATGGCCGCACGCTGGGTGATTCACGTGGTCGGCCCCAACTACAACGCGGGACAGCGGGACCGCTCCCTCCTGACGTCCTGCTACCGCCGTGCGCTCGAGGTCGCCGACGAGCTGGGAGCGACGACGATCGCCTTCCCGCTGATCAGCGCAGGGGTCTACGGCTGGCCGCGCGACGACGCGATCGACGCGGCCCTGGAAACGCTCCGAACCACCCCCACGAACGTGGAGACCGCCCGTATGGTGGCGTTCGGCCGGTCGGCGTACGACCGGATCCGCAGCAGGATGGAGGACTGA
- a CDS encoding phosphatase PAP2 family protein: MGVDMADEALEPAARVAVDGPRVAGVLGYVAALATYMYFWGLPKQAVEVVGWIWLGTVAWDVRRPVREHLRFLRDWWPPFAVLLVYLYSRGLSDDLGVFSVHVTEPIEAERWLFGGTLPTEYLQAELCGVPCDRSMPPRWYDVVLTTVYYSHFFAALGVAAYLWKRNRPQWVRYMRRYLLIISSAVVCFMVYPMAPPWMASRDGYITEDISRITGRGWFDLSKSTGGTAHQSISAVGNQVAAMPSLHAGLAIFVAWWGISRLRSGWRWLLLLYPLAMSFMLVYYAEHYVIDAIAGGLLVAAAMGACALWEKRRPTPPVVE, translated from the coding sequence GTGGGCGTGGACATGGCCGACGAAGCACTGGAGCCGGCAGCGAGAGTCGCCGTCGATGGGCCGCGGGTGGCCGGCGTCCTCGGCTACGTCGCCGCACTCGCGACGTACATGTACTTCTGGGGGCTTCCCAAGCAGGCGGTCGAGGTCGTCGGCTGGATCTGGCTGGGGACCGTGGCGTGGGACGTGCGGCGACCGGTGCGCGAACATCTCCGGTTCCTCCGTGACTGGTGGCCGCCGTTCGCCGTCCTGCTGGTGTACCTCTACAGCCGCGGCCTCTCCGACGACCTCGGAGTCTTCAGCGTCCATGTCACCGAGCCGATCGAGGCCGAACGGTGGCTCTTCGGCGGCACCCTCCCCACCGAGTACCTCCAGGCCGAGCTCTGCGGCGTCCCGTGCGACCGGTCGATGCCGCCGCGGTGGTACGACGTCGTGCTCACCACCGTCTACTACTCCCACTTCTTCGCGGCGCTCGGAGTCGCCGCGTACCTCTGGAAGCGCAACCGCCCGCAGTGGGTGCGCTACATGCGGCGCTACCTGCTGATCATCAGCTCAGCGGTGGTCTGCTTCATGGTCTACCCGATGGCGCCGCCGTGGATGGCTTCTCGTGACGGCTACATCACCGAGGACATCTCGCGGATCACCGGGCGCGGCTGGTTCGACCTCAGCAAGTCGACCGGCGGCACTGCCCACCAGAGCATCTCGGCGGTCGGCAACCAGGTCGCCGCGATGCCGTCGCTCCACGCCGGTCTCGCCATCTTCGTGGCATGGTGGGGGATCTCCCGGCTCCGCAGTGGCTGGCGGTGGCTGCTGCTCCTCTATCCGCTCGCGATGTCCTTCATGCTCGTCTACTACGCCGAGCACTACGTCATCGACGCCATCGCGGGTGGGCTGCTGGTGGCAGCGGCGATGGGCGCCTGCGCGCTGTGGGAGAAGCGACGACCTACGCCGCCGGTGGTCGAGTAG
- the serC gene encoding phosphoserine transaminase — protein MTLPEDLKPADGRFGAGPSKIQTSHLDALAATGADLMGTSHRQAPVKNTVGRVREGLAALFDLPEGYQVVLGNGGATAFWDIATFGLIERKSQHLSFGEFSSKFAKAAELAPWLETPSVIKSDPGTRPDPVAEPGVDAYGWAHNETSTAVMAPVVRPQGADDGALVLVDATSGAGGLPVDLAQVDAYYFAPQKCFASDGGLWVALMSPAALERAARIGASDRHIPAFFDLPTAIDNSAKNQTYNTPSVATLFLMAEQLDWMNSLGGLKGMVERTTESSNTLYGWAERTSYTTPYVADPSHRSLVIGTIDFDEAIDAAEVAKVLRANGIVDTEPYRKLGRNQLRIAMYPAVDPADVEALTRCIDWVVENL, from the coding sequence ATGACACTGCCCGAGGACCTCAAGCCCGCCGACGGCCGGTTCGGCGCCGGCCCGTCGAAGATCCAGACCAGCCACCTCGACGCGCTCGCCGCGACCGGTGCCGACCTGATGGGCACCTCCCACCGCCAGGCCCCGGTGAAGAACACCGTCGGCCGCGTCCGCGAGGGCCTCGCCGCGCTGTTCGACCTGCCCGAGGGCTATCAGGTCGTGCTGGGCAACGGCGGCGCCACCGCGTTCTGGGACATCGCGACGTTCGGCCTGATCGAGAGGAAGAGCCAGCACCTCAGCTTCGGCGAGTTCTCGTCCAAGTTCGCCAAGGCCGCCGAGCTGGCGCCGTGGCTCGAGACCCCGTCGGTCATCAAGTCCGACCCGGGCACCCGCCCGGACCCGGTCGCCGAGCCTGGCGTCGACGCCTACGGCTGGGCACACAACGAGACCTCGACCGCCGTGATGGCGCCGGTCGTGCGGCCCCAGGGTGCCGACGACGGTGCGTTGGTCCTCGTCGACGCGACCTCGGGCGCGGGCGGCCTGCCGGTCGACCTCGCCCAGGTCGACGCCTACTACTTCGCCCCGCAGAAGTGCTTCGCCTCCGATGGTGGCCTCTGGGTCGCCCTGATGTCGCCGGCCGCCCTCGAGCGGGCTGCCCGGATCGGCGCGAGCGACCGGCACATCCCGGCGTTCTTCGACCTGCCGACCGCGATCGACAACTCGGCGAAGAACCAGACCTACAACACCCCGTCGGTCGCCACCCTCTTCCTGATGGCCGAGCAGCTGGACTGGATGAACAGCCTCGGCGGGCTCAAGGGGATGGTGGAGCGCACCACCGAGTCGTCCAACACGCTCTACGGCTGGGCCGAGCGGACGTCGTACACCACGCCGTACGTCGCCGACCCGAGCCATCGCTCGCTCGTCATCGGCACCATCGACTTCGACGAGGCGATCGACGCGGCCGAGGTCGCCAAGGTGCTTCGCGCCAACGGCATCGTCGACACCGAGCCCTACCGCAAGCTGGGTCGCAACCAGCTGCGGATCGCGATGTACCCCGCCGTCGACCCGGCCGACGTCGAGGCGCTCACCCGGTGCATCGACTGGGTCGTCGAGAACCTCTGA
- a CDS encoding GNAT family N-acetyltransferase — translation MTDVVLDLRIAAYGDADATALVARVQEEYVDRYGGPDETPLDPSMFDPPNGLFLVAYLDGVPVGTGAWRRTSVLALGGSLGAEIKRMYVVPEHRGRGLARRILAELESTAAAAGYDLLVLETGLMQPEAIGLYESSGYLPIERFGHYRDSEVNRCFGKRL, via the coding sequence ATGACCGACGTGGTGCTCGACCTCCGGATTGCGGCGTACGGCGACGCCGACGCGACCGCGCTGGTCGCCCGGGTCCAGGAGGAGTACGTCGATCGCTACGGCGGGCCCGACGAGACGCCGCTCGATCCTTCGATGTTCGACCCGCCGAACGGGCTGTTCCTCGTCGCCTACCTCGACGGCGTCCCGGTCGGCACGGGTGCCTGGCGACGGACGTCGGTCCTCGCGCTGGGCGGCTCGCTCGGCGCCGAGATCAAGCGGATGTACGTCGTACCCGAGCACCGAGGCAGGGGACTCGCCCGCCGGATCCTCGCCGAGCTCGAGTCGACCGCGGCCGCCGCCGGCTACGACCTGCTCGTCCTCGAGACCGGTCTGATGCAGCCGGAGGCGATCGGGCTCTACGAGTCGTCCGGCTACCTGCCGATCGAGCGCTTCGGGCACTACCGGGACAGCGAGGTCAACCGCTGCTTCGGGAAGCGATTGTGA
- a CDS encoding winged helix-turn-helix domain-containing protein — MATLASVDEAEFRVVRDRVEISDSALSKQTRVLEGAGYVKVRKGHVGKWPRTWLSLTKAGRKAYAAHLEALRAIAGS, encoded by the coding sequence GTGGCCACGCTGGCGTCGGTCGACGAGGCCGAGTTCCGCGTGGTGCGCGACCGGGTCGAGATCTCCGACTCGGCGCTCTCCAAGCAGACGCGCGTGCTCGAGGGCGCCGGCTACGTCAAGGTCCGCAAGGGACACGTCGGCAAATGGCCGCGCACCTGGCTGTCGCTGACGAAGGCGGGTCGCAAGGCGTACGCCGCGCACCTCGAGGCGCTGCGCGCGATCGCCGGCTCCTAG
- a CDS encoding ABC transporter permease codes for MTTTAPAPTPTAPATGGLLTGVGRSTRAELLRLRKWPAVWITLGTWLTLSLMFGYLFNYLSYATGDNSFTNEGASQAALLAEMMPANAPNVFLQGMPMFGGALVMVLGAIVAGNGYGWGTWKTVFSLGAHRSGAILGSLGALTVFVVATLVASFALDLGLSLLVATTESQDIVMPSLASVGEAAGAGFLLMEMWALIGFALGTIARGPALSVGLGLVWALVVENLLRGVGQLLGWIESLTTVLPGTAGGSLIGSIVGVDGVDTPPGVLDTVSGTQAAITVAIYIVVAVAVSVVVVRRRDVA; via the coding sequence ATGACCACCACCGCACCCGCGCCTACCCCCACCGCACCTGCCACTGGCGGCCTGCTGACCGGCGTCGGCCGGAGCACCCGCGCCGAGCTGCTCCGGCTGCGGAAGTGGCCGGCGGTCTGGATCACGCTCGGCACCTGGCTGACGTTGAGCCTGATGTTCGGCTACCTGTTCAACTACCTGTCCTACGCCACCGGCGACAACTCGTTCACCAACGAGGGCGCGAGCCAGGCGGCGCTGCTGGCCGAGATGATGCCGGCGAACGCTCCGAACGTGTTCCTCCAGGGCATGCCGATGTTCGGCGGCGCGCTGGTGATGGTGCTGGGTGCGATCGTGGCCGGCAACGGCTACGGCTGGGGGACCTGGAAGACCGTGTTCTCCCTGGGCGCGCACCGGTCGGGTGCGATCCTCGGCTCGCTGGGCGCGCTGACCGTCTTCGTGGTCGCGACCCTGGTGGCGTCGTTCGCCTTGGACCTTGGGCTGTCGCTGCTGGTCGCGACGACCGAGTCCCAGGACATCGTGATGCCGTCGCTCGCCTCGGTAGGCGAGGCAGCCGGCGCCGGCTTCCTGCTGATGGAGATGTGGGCGCTGATCGGCTTCGCGCTCGGCACCATCGCCCGCGGCCCTGCGCTCTCGGTCGGACTCGGCCTGGTCTGGGCGCTGGTCGTGGAGAACCTGCTGCGCGGCGTGGGCCAGCTCCTCGGGTGGATCGAGAGCCTGACCACCGTGCTGCCCGGCACCGCCGGCGGCTCTCTGATCGGCTCGATCGTCGGGGTCGACGGCGTCGACACGCCGCCGGGTGTGCTCGACACCGTCTCCGGCACGCAGGCCGCGATCACCGTAGCGATCTACATCGTGGTCGCAGTCGCGGTCAGCGTCGTCGTCGTCCGGCGGCGCGACGTGGCCTGA
- a CDS encoding ABC transporter ATP-binding protein — protein sequence MVTTEALTKRYGDRVAVDNVSMTVRRGEVYGFLGPNGAGKTTTLRMLLGLVRPTAGSASILGRPAGRPHPDLRVGALIEGPGFHPYLSGRDNLRTVARFRGFADAEVERVLERVDLAGRATDKYKGYSLGMKQRLGVAAALMGDPELVVLDEPTNGLDPAGMADMRALVVDLARGGQTVLLSSHLLAEVQEICDRVGVINNGRLLRESTVAEMRGGSSLRVRATPEPEALAVAMRLAGDDGVRRTPTGLALDLPADAAPHVVRELVQAGVDVLEVTPAERSLEEVFFEMTTVPAPTSVDKEPVS from the coding sequence GTGGTCACCACCGAAGCGCTGACGAAGAGGTACGGCGATCGCGTCGCCGTCGACAACGTCAGCATGACCGTGCGGCGCGGCGAGGTGTACGGCTTCCTCGGCCCCAACGGGGCCGGCAAGACCACCACGCTGCGGATGCTGCTCGGGTTGGTCCGGCCCACCGCCGGTTCCGCGAGCATCCTGGGACGCCCCGCCGGGCGCCCCCACCCCGACCTCAGGGTCGGCGCCCTGATCGAGGGACCCGGCTTCCATCCCTACCTGTCCGGACGCGACAACCTGCGCACGGTCGCCCGGTTCCGCGGGTTCGCCGACGCGGAGGTGGAGCGCGTGCTCGAGCGGGTCGACCTGGCAGGACGGGCCACCGACAAGTACAAGGGCTACTCGCTCGGCATGAAGCAGCGGCTCGGCGTCGCCGCCGCGCTGATGGGCGACCCGGAGCTGGTCGTGCTCGACGAGCCGACCAACGGGCTCGACCCGGCCGGCATGGCCGACATGCGGGCGCTGGTCGTCGACCTCGCCCGCGGCGGGCAGACCGTGCTGCTCTCCAGCCACCTGCTGGCCGAGGTCCAGGAGATCTGCGACCGGGTCGGCGTCATCAACAACGGCCGGCTGCTGCGCGAGTCGACGGTGGCCGAGATGCGCGGCGGTTCGTCGCTGCGGGTCCGGGCCACCCCGGAGCCGGAGGCGCTCGCGGTCGCGATGCGGCTGGCCGGTGACGACGGCGTACGGCGCACCCCCACCGGGCTGGCGCTCGACCTCCCCGCCGACGCCGCTCCCCACGTGGTCCGCGAGCTGGTCCAGGCCGGCGTCGACGTACTCGAGGTCACGCCCGCCGAGCGCAGCCTCGAAGAGGTCTTCTTCGAGATGACCACCGTCCCAGCCCCGACCTCCGTCGACAAGGAGCCCGTGTCATGA
- a CDS encoding sensor histidine kinase → MSHLTAADLSRAHRSWWPWAVLVIVLLGTAATNRRSDLDYPVFGGVLLAVLAAAPAVLPGLTGRRAVAALPISGALCGLYFAAGYSDGPIFLALPTVTFMVATAVPVRSWLPPALAACALMGTGLWLRWLWWSDEPHKSLWQVVGMLGIVMAAGAVATATRNRFEARAERAERTVTEERLRMAQDLHDGVGHGLAVIAMQAGVALHVLDRDPAKARASLEAIRDTSRESLEALRSELAAMAGSAPRRPSAGLEDLPALLERVRAAGLRVDVAGGPGQLPDPVAQVAYVVVQEALTNVLRHAAATSATVEWTRGVDRVVLAVRDDGRGGAVQDEGMGISGMRARVTALGGSLRAGPVAGGGFEVVAELPG, encoded by the coding sequence ATGTCCCACCTGACCGCGGCCGACCTCTCGCGCGCCCACCGGTCGTGGTGGCCGTGGGCGGTCCTGGTGATCGTGCTCCTGGGGACGGCGGCCACCAACCGGCGCTCCGACCTGGACTACCCGGTGTTCGGCGGGGTGCTGCTCGCGGTGCTGGCAGCGGCACCGGCGGTGCTTCCCGGCCTGACCGGTCGCCGAGCGGTCGCTGCGCTCCCGATCTCCGGTGCGCTCTGCGGGCTGTACTTCGCCGCAGGCTACAGCGACGGCCCGATCTTCCTGGCGCTGCCGACGGTGACGTTCATGGTCGCGACCGCGGTGCCGGTGCGGTCGTGGCTGCCTCCCGCGCTCGCGGCTTGTGCCCTGATGGGGACCGGACTGTGGCTGCGGTGGCTGTGGTGGTCCGACGAGCCGCACAAGAGCCTGTGGCAGGTCGTCGGCATGCTCGGGATCGTCATGGCCGCGGGCGCCGTCGCGACCGCGACCCGCAACCGGTTCGAGGCGCGTGCCGAACGGGCCGAGCGGACCGTCACCGAGGAGCGGCTCCGGATGGCGCAGGACCTGCACGACGGTGTCGGACACGGGCTGGCCGTGATCGCGATGCAGGCGGGCGTGGCGCTGCACGTCCTCGACCGGGACCCGGCGAAGGCTCGGGCCAGCCTCGAGGCGATCCGGGACACCAGCCGGGAGTCGCTCGAGGCGCTGCGATCGGAGCTGGCGGCGATGGCGGGGAGCGCTCCACGTCGACCGTCCGCCGGGCTGGAGGACCTGCCCGCCCTGCTCGAGCGGGTGCGGGCCGCGGGCCTGCGTGTCGACGTCGCGGGGGGCCCCGGTCAGCTGCCCGACCCGGTCGCCCAGGTCGCCTACGTCGTGGTGCAGGAGGCGCTCACCAACGTGCTGCGGCACGCGGCCGCCACCAGCGCGACCGTCGAGTGGACCCGCGGGGTCGACCGGGTGGTGCTGGCCGTGCGCGACGACGGGCGCGGCGGCGCGGTGCAGGATGAGGGCATGGGCATCAGCGGGATGCGCGCGCGGGTGACCGCGCTCGGCGGCTCGCTCCGGGCGGGGCCGGTCGCGGGCGGCGGGTTCGAAGTCGTCGCGGAGCTGCCCGGATGA
- a CDS encoding response regulator transcription factor, which yields MTIRVALVDDQPLVRMGLATLIDAEPDLELAGEAGDGREALGMLRRTRPDVVLCDIRMPVRDGLELLADVTADPDLRDVRVVMLTTFELDEYVFEALRHGASGFLLKDAEPADLLGAIRAVADGGSLLAPSVTRTVIQHFGSRPATRPHPRIDDLTEREREILGWVATGRSNAEIADELVVSPDTVRTHVSRAMVKLGARDRAQLVVWAIESGLSY from the coding sequence ATGACGATCCGGGTGGCGCTCGTCGACGACCAGCCCCTGGTGCGGATGGGCCTGGCGACCCTCATCGACGCCGAGCCCGATCTCGAGCTGGCCGGGGAGGCGGGGGACGGCCGGGAAGCCCTCGGCATGCTGCGTCGTACCCGGCCCGACGTGGTGCTCTGCGACATCCGGATGCCGGTCCGCGACGGTCTCGAGCTGCTCGCCGACGTGACCGCGGACCCGGACCTCCGGGACGTGAGGGTGGTGATGCTGACGACGTTCGAGCTCGACGAGTACGTCTTCGAGGCGCTCCGGCACGGCGCCAGCGGCTTCCTGCTCAAGGACGCCGAGCCGGCCGACCTCCTGGGCGCGATCCGGGCCGTCGCCGACGGCGGCTCGCTGCTGGCGCCGTCGGTCACCCGCACCGTGATCCAGCACTTCGGCTCCCGCCCGGCCACCCGGCCGCACCCGCGGATCGACGACCTGACCGAGCGCGAGCGGGAGATCCTCGGCTGGGTCGCCACCGGCCGGTCGAACGCCGAGATCGCCGACGAGCTGGTGGTGAGTCCGGACACCGTCCGCACCCACGTCAGCCGGGCGATGGTGAAGCTAGGTGCGCGCGACCGAGCTCAACTGGTCGTTTGGGCTATCGAGTCCGGCCTTTCGTACTGA
- a CDS encoding GNAT family N-acetyltransferase: protein MDVGDRIAVSDGAAPVLTTERLRLEPVGDHHLEFLVELNADAEVMRYICGRGRTAAETADEWLLRRGPQSDVARGLGYWAGFTDAGFVGWWSASSFTGRPDLAGLGYRLRRAAWGTGLATEGARAMVAYAFTVPGVERVVASTMAVNAASRRVLEKAGLRHVDTIYEEWRDPLPGSELGEVVYEILRPGGPGPDPSR from the coding sequence ATGGATGTCGGCGACCGCATCGCGGTGTCGGACGGCGCGGCGCCGGTGCTGACGACCGAGCGACTCCGTCTCGAGCCCGTCGGCGACCACCATCTCGAGTTCCTGGTGGAGCTCAACGCGGACGCCGAGGTGATGCGCTACATCTGCGGCCGCGGACGTACCGCCGCCGAGACGGCGGACGAGTGGCTGCTGCGTCGCGGCCCGCAGTCCGACGTCGCGCGCGGGCTGGGCTACTGGGCCGGCTTCACCGATGCCGGATTCGTCGGCTGGTGGTCCGCCAGCTCGTTCACTGGGCGGCCGGACCTCGCGGGCCTCGGCTACCGCCTGCGGCGAGCGGCTTGGGGCACCGGTCTGGCGACCGAGGGCGCCCGCGCGATGGTGGCCTACGCCTTCACCGTGCCGGGCGTCGAACGGGTCGTGGCCTCGACCATGGCTGTCAACGCTGCCTCCCGCCGGGTGCTCGAGAAGGCCGGCCTGAGGCACGTCGACACGATCTACGAGGAGTGGCGCGATCCGCTGCCGGGCTCCGAGCTCGGCGAGGTCGTCTACGAGATCCTCCGCCCGGGCGGACCCGGGCCCGATCCGTCGAGGTGA
- a CDS encoding HNH endonuclease signature motif containing protein encodes MDLGTAPLFDLAAPAVTQVAEPAVRTRSQALLASIKQRRTVIADQEIATVREIAEWAAEHVVAEDAADVATLTERGLDTGLPLAGPGAPLISDFAVMELSALLGRSLDSGRSYVGQVLELAHRLPKTWTRLLDGQVPVWKALRVADATRLLPQNAVGFVDTHLAPFAHGVTWAQVDRLVEEALVRYDPNAAEERRRESRDHRHVHTGLDRVGYNGTAQVDATLDAADALDLEHAIARRAKLAGQLGDTDTLDIRRAKALGEIAREDLVLDLEVADPDSGEITRTIPGRKTELTLHLSATDQTVGRFGNTRTPISVEQVKEWLNTPHTTVIVRPVVDLAGHQPVDSYEIPDRIRRQVTGRDHHCGFPYCTKPAEACDLDHITPHAGGGPTCACNLSPACRGHHRYKTSGRTSYRMLTPGTYHWTLPTGTYLVDPTGTHQLTATPPPED; translated from the coding sequence ATGGATCTCGGGACCGCACCCCTCTTCGACCTCGCCGCACCGGCGGTGACCCAGGTCGCCGAACCCGCGGTCCGCACCCGGTCCCAGGCGCTGCTGGCCAGCATCAAGCAGCGCCGCACGGTCATTGCCGATCAGGAGATCGCCACCGTCCGCGAGATCGCCGAATGGGCTGCCGAGCATGTCGTGGCCGAGGACGCGGCGGATGTGGCGACGTTGACCGAGCGGGGTCTGGACACCGGGCTCCCGCTGGCCGGGCCCGGCGCACCGCTGATCAGTGACTTCGCGGTGATGGAGCTCTCCGCGTTGTTGGGGCGGTCGCTGGACTCGGGGCGCAGCTACGTCGGCCAGGTCCTCGAGCTCGCCCACCGCCTCCCCAAGACCTGGACCCGCCTCCTCGACGGGCAGGTGCCGGTGTGGAAGGCACTCCGGGTCGCCGACGCCACCCGCCTCCTACCGCAGAATGCTGTCGGGTTCGTCGACACCCACCTGGCACCGTTCGCGCACGGGGTCACCTGGGCGCAGGTCGACCGGCTGGTCGAGGAAGCCCTCGTGCGGTACGACCCGAATGCTGCGGAGGAACGGCGCCGGGAGTCCCGGGACCACCGACACGTCCACACCGGTCTGGACCGGGTCGGCTACAACGGCACCGCCCAGGTCGACGCCACCCTGGACGCCGCGGATGCCCTCGACCTCGAACACGCGATCGCCCGCCGCGCCAAGCTCGCCGGCCAGCTCGGCGACACCGACACCCTGGACATCCGGCGGGCCAAAGCACTCGGGGAGATCGCCCGGGAGGACCTGGTCCTCGACCTCGAGGTCGCCGACCCCGACTCCGGAGAGATCACTAGGACCATTCCCGGGCGGAAGACCGAGCTCACTCTCCACCTCTCCGCCACCGACCAGACCGTGGGCCGGTTCGGCAACACCCGCACCCCCATCTCGGTGGAGCAGGTCAAGGAATGGCTCAACACCCCCCACACCACTGTGATCGTGCGGCCGGTGGTCGACCTCGCCGGCCACCAACCGGTCGACTCCTATGAGATCCCCGACCGGATCCGCCGCCAGGTCACCGGACGCGACCACCACTGCGGCTTCCCCTACTGCACCAAACCCGCCGAAGCCTGCGACCTCGACCACATCACCCCCCACGCCGGCGGCGGGCCGACCTGCGCCTGCAACCTCTCCCCGGCCTGCCGCGGCCACCACCGGTACAAAACCTCGGGCCGAACCAGCTACCGGATGCTCACCCCCGGCACCTACCACTGGACCCTCCCCACCGGGACCTACCTGGTCGACCCCACCGGCACCCACCAACTCACCGCCACACCGCCGCCCGAGGACTAG